The sequence ATATGAGGGAATCTCTTCTCTTGTCAAAACCGAATATGAAGTGAAATTACTGAGCAGCTCTCAAGAACTGTTTCTTTCTGAACCTCAAAAAGTTCAGCTTGGGGGGGGAGATCTTGTCTATTTCACAGCCTACGATAGAGATTCTGTTAATACCCTGTATCAGTGGAATCCTGCAGATGACAATATTTTGCTCAGAGCCCTTGAAGGGGAGACTGAAGAGCATTACAAAGGTGATTTTTATACTTCAGGCTGGAAGCTGTATCTATGGGAGCCTGAAAGTACTGAGATTCAGATCCTGGATGATACTTTAGAAACTACAGAAGTATTGCCCATTCCTGATTTTGCAGAAGGCAGCACTGAGGTTAAACTGACAATTTCCGGAAGCGGACTTATCTATCTGGTTTCTGATAATCACATACGAGTTATTGATACGGCCAGAGTGTATGATGACTCAGGTAAACTGCAGCTGCCGGATCGTTATTACAGTATTGAAGAAAATCTGACAGAAGTTCTCAGCCCTGAGTCTTCCGGTCCCGGAGATCTCTTCTTTGATAAGGCCGGACACCTTAATGCGTTCTATCCTGAATCAGGACATCTCTATATTACTGATGCCAAAGGAATCCTGTTAAAGAATCTTGAACTTTCATTGGCAAAGCCTGAATCCAGGATCGCAGTGGATGGTACGGGTTTTCTTTATATCACTCTCTATGATGACAATGCTGTTGCCAAATATACACCCGGTGGAGAGCTTATCACCACTTTTGGTCAATACGGTACTGATCCGGACCAGTTTTCTTTGCCTACGGGAATCGCACTCGGTCCGGGGGGAGATATCTTTATTGCCGACTCCTATAACGCAAGAATTAAAAGTCTTACTCCTTTGAACGCTCCTGTTATCTACCCTGAGATAGCACAGTACAGTACCGACCTTGATCGGCGTATTGATAGAAACCGGGTTGCTGTAAAGAAGGATCGAGCCGCAAGAGGTGAAGTAAACTGGAAGACTCACACAGGAAATATAGTGACAACTTCAGTATTTCTCGGCTCTACATTCGGTCTTCTTATACTGCAGGATTACTTAGGCAATAATGCTGCCAATTCATACGTGGAATATCAGGAAAGTACTGATCCTGATGAGGTCAGTGAACTTAGAAAAAATGCTGAAACTCAGAGAGCCCTGCAGATTACGACTGAAATCGGAGCTATGACGGTATTCGGTCTGGCCAGTGCCTGGGGTACGGAAACAGCCCTTAAAATAGCTTTGGATTCAACCTTGACCGGGTATAACAGAAAGCAGATACAACGACTTGATATGAATGATCTGTATGAAACAGATCCGGATAAATACAGAAGTATACGGGCAACCTCAAGAATCGGTATCTGGACAGGTATTGTTCCTCCTGTTCTGGGCTTGATCGGAGCAACAACTTCTGTTGCCATTCAAAATGATGCGGCTGGTGATATTCTTAAATATTCGGTCATAGGGGGAATATTTTCTCCTCCCATCTTTTCTCATCTTCATGGCGGCCGCTTCAACGTCGGGCTTCTGATTGCAGGACTTTCGGCAGATGCCCTTGCGATCTGGGGACTGTCTGAAATGAACTCATTGATCTCTGATGATTATGAACCCTGGGGAACCGACCGTTATGATATCGGAAATCCCGGCAGTATGAGTATGGCCAGAGTTTTTGAAAGGCTCGGAGAGACAAAGGGATTATACATTCTAAGTGCTGCTTTCGGAATCCGTCTTGCTGCAGGAATATTTGATACACGTTATGGCTGGACCTACACAAATAATTATAACCGTTATAAAGCGGTCAGACCTAAGGAAACCGAAGAGACAGCATCAGCAGATTTCAATGTTAATACTTTCATGAATGATACGGGCGGTCTGGGGCTGGCGTTGAGGGTTTCATTCTGAGTCTTCGGAATCTCTTTGATCCCCAAAGGAAAAAAAGGCAGCCTCAACAGCTGCCTTTTTATTGTCTGTTCTCTTTTTGGCTTTAAGGTTTACTCTTCTTTTATTTCCCAGCCTACAATCTGGTATAGTTCCCAGGCTTTAAATCGGCGTTCATCAAATAAGTCTTCCATTGAGTTCTTTTTGAGTGCATTACTTGATGACATACTGGTGTAGCTTGAAAAGCTGTACCAGCCGTTTCTAGCATTCATCCTCAAAATGGTTGGACTTATAAACACGGTAGATTCTTCTATTAGAAACGGGGTTGGCTGGATGTATTCAGTTCTCGTATCTGTCCAGTTCCCCCTCTTCTCTCTCACAGTAACTCCCACTGTATTTTTCATCGCGTATCGGCCGGGTTCAAGAGTCGTACTTATAAAACTCTTTGAGGGGTAGAATACCATATCCTTCTCTTTCCCTGTTTCAAGATTTACGACAGATACCCTAATATTTTCGGTGGTATTCCCATGGCCTTCTACATTTGTTCCAAGGTCTCTTTCAAGCTCTCCGCAGAGGATAAAAAGACTTTCTGTGGGAGTGCCTGGGAGAGGAAGTGAGGAACATGAAGCAAAGAGGAACAGGAGAGTGCTGATTCCGAAGAAAGCTGACATCTTAACTTTCATAATGATCCTTTTCATGAAAACGGTGGTTTATTTAATTGTGTCCCTACATGGTCCATTTGTCAATTAATAAGGGGAGGGGGAATGATATTTTCCCCTCAGCCTTTTATTCTTTCAAGTAGTTTCCAAATATCTCACCAGGGTTTATTGTCCTCATCCATAGTTCCAAAATAACTTTTATATAGGGATTCGAGGCTACCATCCAGGATAAGTGACTGTAAAGCACTGTTGTAACGATTCATCAGGCCTTTATCCAGTCTTTTAGAAAAGGCGGTTGTCAGTTTCTGATTCATTATTACCTCCCCCCTCGGTTCAATACTCCAGTCATTTTGATCAGCATAATAAATACCAATGCGCATAACATCTGGAACAGCATCCACTGCTCCAGATGTAAGGTCTGCCAGAGCCTGGGTTGTTGTGGGATATTCAATAAGTTCAATCTCCTTTATATCACGCAGATACTGGTAGATATGCCCTCTGGTCTGAACCCCCACTTTCTTACCATGAAGACTCTTCAGGACTTCCTCTCTACTGCCGCCTTTTATATCCATGTTCTCTTTGCTGACGAATGTTACGTAATGGAGAATCTCATAAGGAATGGAAAGATTCAGGAATGATCTGTAATCAGGCAGATCTGGAACAGCCATGGCTATATGGTAGAGACCCGATTTAATCCCCTGAATGACGAGACTGATATCATTATAGTGTACAAATTCATAGGTCTGCCCCATTCTGTTCATTATCATTTTTTCAAGATCGACATAAAATCCATGAAGTTCCCCATCACTCCCAAGATACATTCCGGGAGCACCATCTTCCCTGACAAGTATGAACGCAGTATCCCCTGGTTCGATCTCCAACAGGGGTCTGTTCTGATTTTCCTGACCTGCCATGTCATCCGCACTTTCAACGGTTTTGTTCTCTGATTCCGGAATGATTGTGATCTCTGCAGTTTTTTTATTACAACCTGAAGTCAACAGTGATAAGAGTATTAGAATAATTATAATTCTTGTAGAAGATGGCATAGCATTCCCTTGTATCTATTTGTTATTCAGTTAATTATAATATATAATCCATAAAATAAATTTAAAATTCCTATTTTTAAAGGGACTCTATTCAGATTCAGTCCCATGGAGAGTTAACATCTGAAGTTACAAGCCCGTCTCATGCTTGCTATTATTCCTGTACTGGTCGTTCTTTTTAGTATAAGTACTCTGACCACCAGTCTTATTTCAGCCTCGGTGATGAAAAAACAAGCTCGTGAGCATGCACAGCATTTAAGCAGGAATTATTCTGAACAATTAAACTCCCGGCTTCTGCAGAATAAGAAGATCTCAGAGGATCTGGGCAGTGCAGTCTTGACTTCTATAAATATTGAGACAACTCTCCAGTCATACAGCAAACGGTATCCTCAGTATGTTCAAATTGTATATACACCTCTTAACGGAAAAATCCTTGAGATGTCACCCTATAAAGAGGGAATCTTCAATCTGGATATAAGCGTGATGAAAGGGTGGCAGCAGGCTGTTTCTGAAAAACAATCTGTTCTGTCAGCGGCAGACCGGTATTTTGGGTATAAAGGACTGGTTTTCTTTTCACCTGTAACTATTTCGTATGTGGATAACCAGGAAGCTTCTGTAGTCGGAGTTGTGGCTATTCTTCTCCCTCTCAACACTCTTTTTGCCGACATTACTGATATTCAGATGAATCAGGCAGGAGTTCCTTTTGTTATCGATCAGCTGGGGAAAATTCTGCATCACGACAATCAGGAATTGATACTGACACAGGGTGAGGACAGCTTCGCTTCCACTCTTTCAGAAATCCTTAGACTGATGAGTGAACAGAAAACAGGATTTGCAACCTATTCAGAGGGAAATGAAAAGCATTATATCTCTTTTTCACCCATTCCCCTTGCTAACTGGTCCATGGGTGTTCAAGGCAATTATTCTGATATCACTGATGAAATAGTGAAGATCATTTTTATCAATTTTTTGATATTGTTTCTGGCTATACTTTCCGGAACAGTATTGCTTTATTTTATTGTTCATTCTGTTGTTCGTCCCATTGAAAATCTCACTCTTATTGCAGATAAGATCGCCAGAGGAGACAGGACTGTTGTCAGTGGTATCCTATCGAATTCCGAGGTTGGGAAACTGTCGGCTGCGTTCGACTTCATGCTTTCAGAACTGAGGGACTCACAGATGGAAATTGAACAAACAGTTGATCAGAGGACCATGGAACTTCAAAGGACAAATGATGAACTGGGACAGACCGTTGAAGAATTAAATGAGGCAAATATTACTCTTCTGTATACAAGAGACTCTCTGGAAACGCGTGTTAGAGAAAGGACTGCTGAGCTGGAAGAAACACATGATTATATTGACAGCATAATCAATTCCATGCCCTCTGTTATTATCGGTGTCAATTCAGATGGAATAATCACTCAATGGAATAGGAAGGCCGAAAGCGTATACAAGAAGTTTTCCAATGATGTTCTTGGTAAGCCTTTTGATCTGGTTCTTCCTGAATTTGTAAAAGATTATGATATTGTTCAGAGTGCAGTGGATTCCCGAATGGAGCAGCAGCTGCACAGAAGAGTCCGTCAGGAGAACTATAGAAGCTATTATGATGATATTACTGTATTTCCTCTAATATCCAATGATGTGAATGGAGTTGTAATTAGAATTGATGATGTTACGGAAAATGTAACACTTGAACAATCACTTCGTCAAAGCCATAAAATGGATGCCATCGGTCAGATGGCCGGCGGGATTGCACATGATTTTAATAATATGCTCAGTGGAATTCTTGGTGGAGCCGAGCTCTTAAAATCCTATGTAGATGAAAATGAAACTACGGGTAAATATCTTTCACTAATTATTGAATCTGCCAGGCGAGCTTCTGATCTGACCGGTAATCTACTCATGTTTTCCCGTCAGGATGCTATAGATATGGCTCCTGTTGATCTTAATACTGCAATACAGGGTGCTGTTTCTCTATTGGAGCACAGCCTTGATAAAAACATAAATATAAAAACTCAGCTTTTCGCAGAGTCTTCTATAATCAATGGAAATCTTACACAGCTTCAGAATATCTTTCTCAATATCGGTTTAAACGCTTCTCATGCTATGCCCGAAGGAGGAGATCTCGAATTTAATAGTTCTCTTGCTGAACTGGATGCTTCTTATTGCGATAAATCACCATTTGACCTTAATCCTGGATTATTCTTGGAAGTCAACATAAGGGATACTGGTTCAGGAATGCCTCCTGATCAGCTGGAGAGGATCTTTGAACCCTTTTATACAACCAAGAAGATGGAGGATGGGACAGGTCTCGGTCTGGCAGCAGTATATGGGACAGTTCAACAGCATAAGGGAGTTATCACTGTAGTTAGTGAAACCGGAAAGGGTAGTACATTCAGTCTCTACTTTCCTCTTTCTATAGGCACACTCATCAGGAATACTGATCAGGATTCTGTTCTCAGAGGAGAAGGATGCATTCTCGTAGTGGATGATGAGTCAGTTCTTCGGGAAACGTACGAAGCCCATTTAATTGCTTTGGGATATGAGGTCATACTAGCGGAAAATGGACGTGAGGGACTTGAAATCTACGGGCGGGAGCAGAAGCACATTGATCTTGTCATTCTGGACATGATTATGCCCGAAATGAACGGTCTGGACTCCTTTCTCGGTATGAAAGAGATTGATCCGGAAATAAAGGCTATTTTAATCTCCGGATACTCCAACGAATATAAAAAGAGTGATTTTCTTACCAGGGGATTTCTGGACTATCTTCAGAAACCGGTGGAGATTCATGAATTGAGCCGAGCTATTGCAGATTGTCTGAAACAGGAATGATCTCTGTCAAACCAGAGGAAGTTTTATCTTAAAGGTAGTATTTTCACCGGGAGTACTGCTGAAGGTGAGAACTCCATTGTGGGCTTCCATTATATGTTGGCAGATTGAGAGTCCGACAGACTCCCAGGGCATTATAAAATGATTCTTTACAATTCTATTATTAGAACCTAATATTGTGATGTGAATCGATTTTTAAAATATGCACCATATATATTTGCCTCAATTTTTAGTGTCGTTCTCATCTTATCTTTGAACATAATGTTGAAAAGCCCTTTTTTCTTTAGAGATAATTCTGGAAATCTTGAGGAAAAGACATACCACTATGCCTTTTTTATTCCTGCATCAGACCATGCCTTTTTCAAGCAATTAAAAGAGGGGGCTCTGAGTGCTTCTTTATCCATAGATTGTTCCATCTCATTTCATGAATTGGACAAGGCTCCTTTGAGTTTGAAAATGGTTCCCTATTCCGGAGTAGACGGTATTGGAGTTTATGCTTATCAGGAAGATTCTGATACGTTGGCAAATCTCGCAGCTATTTCTGATGCAGGCATTCCCATTATTCAGATAGAGAATGAGATAGTCAGAGACGAAAAGACTTTTTTTATCGGTACGAACAACTTTGACTCGGGAAAGGCTATCGGAAAGCTGGCTCTCAAATCTAAGAAAGAAAAAATCAACCTTGCTCTGGTTTACAGCGAAAAAAATCCGGGACTGATGACTGAGGCGAATCTGTTGGAATTGGGGTTAATTTCAACTCTCGGTTATCGCATCGCCAATATCCAGAAAGAGCAAACAACACTTAATCCGCTCGATGCAGAAGGGCTGGCTTATAGGCTGATCCGACAGGATCCGGCAATTGATGTCATTGTTCTGACAGATCCCAATGATACTCTTGTAACGGTTCAGGCTATTGTGGATATGAATCTCGTCGGTGAGATCCAGGTCATAGGATTCGGAGATGATGAGAGGATTAAAGAGTATATAAATAAAGGGTTGGTTCTGGGAACCATCGTAAGAGATCCC comes from Oceanispirochaeta sp. M1 and encodes:
- a CDS encoding substrate-binding domain-containing protein, whose translation is MLKSPFFFRDNSGNLEEKTYHYAFFIPASDHAFFKQLKEGALSASLSIDCSISFHELDKAPLSLKMVPYSGVDGIGVYAYQEDSDTLANLAAISDAGIPIIQIENEIVRDEKTFFIGTNNFDSGKAIGKLALKSKKEKINLALVYSEKNPGLMTEANLLELGLISTLGYRIANIQKEQTTLNPLDAEGLAYRLIRQDPAIDVIVLTDPNDTLVTVQAIVDMNLVGEIQVIGFGDDERIKEYINKGLVLGTIVRDPFLIGYSAVLALQDINTNGYTSAYVDTGISIISGNEEGNESGE
- a CDS encoding ABC transporter substrate-binding protein, whose translation is MPSSTRIIIILILLSLLTSGCNKKTAEITIIPESENKTVESADDMAGQENQNRPLLEIEPGDTAFILVREDGAPGMYLGSDGELHGFYVDLEKMIMNRMGQTYEFVHYNDISLVIQGIKSGLYHIAMAVPDLPDYRSFLNLSIPYEILHYVTFVSKENMDIKGGSREEVLKSLHGKKVGVQTRGHIYQYLRDIKEIELIEYPTTTQALADLTSGAVDAVPDVMRIGIYYADQNDWSIEPRGEVIMNQKLTTAFSKRLDKGLMNRYNSALQSLILDGSLESLYKSYFGTMDEDNKPW
- a CDS encoding ATP-binding protein, with the protein product MPWESVGLSICQHIMEAHNGVLTFSSTPGENTTFKIKLPLV
- a CDS encoding response regulator, whose amino-acid sequence is MLAIIPVLVVLFSISTLTTSLISASVMKKQAREHAQHLSRNYSEQLNSRLLQNKKISEDLGSAVLTSINIETTLQSYSKRYPQYVQIVYTPLNGKILEMSPYKEGIFNLDISVMKGWQQAVSEKQSVLSAADRYFGYKGLVFFSPVTISYVDNQEASVVGVVAILLPLNTLFADITDIQMNQAGVPFVIDQLGKILHHDNQELILTQGEDSFASTLSEILRLMSEQKTGFATYSEGNEKHYISFSPIPLANWSMGVQGNYSDITDEIVKIIFINFLILFLAILSGTVLLYFIVHSVVRPIENLTLIADKIARGDRTVVSGILSNSEVGKLSAAFDFMLSELRDSQMEIEQTVDQRTMELQRTNDELGQTVEELNEANITLLYTRDSLETRVRERTAELEETHDYIDSIINSMPSVIIGVNSDGIITQWNRKAESVYKKFSNDVLGKPFDLVLPEFVKDYDIVQSAVDSRMEQQLHRRVRQENYRSYYDDITVFPLISNDVNGVVIRIDDVTENVTLEQSLRQSHKMDAIGQMAGGIAHDFNNMLSGILGGAELLKSYVDENETTGKYLSLIIESARRASDLTGNLLMFSRQDAIDMAPVDLNTAIQGAVSLLEHSLDKNINIKTQLFAESSIINGNLTQLQNIFLNIGLNASHAMPEGGDLEFNSSLAELDASYCDKSPFDLNPGLFLEVNIRDTGSGMPPDQLERIFEPFYTTKKMEDGTGLGLAAVYGTVQQHKGVITVVSETGKGSTFSLYFPLSIGTLIRNTDQDSVLRGEGCILVVDDESVLRETYEAHLIALGYEVILAENGREGLEIYGREQKHIDLVILDMIMPEMNGLDSFLGMKEIDPEIKAILISGYSNEYKKSDFLTRGFLDYLQKPVEIHELSRAIADCLKQE